The genomic window GGACCCGCCCGGCCGGGAAGGCGGAGTCCACGACCGGGCGGACGAGCCCGCGCCCCAGCCACGGGACGACCTGATCCGCGAAGAGGCGGGTCGCCGCGATCTTCTCCTCGAGCGGCCGGCTGCGGAGCGTCGTGCCGACGATCGTCAGCCGCTTCGCGAGCATCGCCTGGAGGTCCAGCGGGGCCTCGCGGCCGGCGAGCAGGCCGACCAGCACGAGGTGCCCGCGCGTCCGCAGGGCCTTCAGGTTGTCCGCCAGCACCTTGCCGCCCAGGAGGTCGAGGACGACGTGGACCCCCTCGCCGCCGGTCTTCTCCCTGATGATCGCGGCGAAATCCTCGCGGGACGTGTCGATGCCGACGTCCAGGCCCAGCGGCCTCGCCCGCTCGAGCTTGGCCGCGGTCCGCGACGTGCCGAAGACGGTGCAGCCCATCGCGCGGGCGACCTGCACCGCGGCCGTGCCCACGCCGCTGCCCGCCGCGTGGACGAGCACCCGCTGGCCGGGCAGGAGCCGCCCCCGCGTGATCAGGGCGTCGTGCGCGGTGAGGAAGACCTCCGGGACCGCCGCGGCCTGCTCCATGTCCAGGTTCGACGGGATGGGCACCGCCATCCGCTCCTGGACGACCAGGTACTCCGCCTGCGCGCCGCCGCCGACGATGCCGAAGACGCGGTCGCCCTCCTTCAGCGGCCCCGTGACGTCGGGCCCGAGGGCATCCACCTCCCCGGCGAATTCCATCCCCGGGATGTCCGCCGGCACGCCCGCCGGCGCCGGGTAGTGCCCGCGCGTCTGGAGCAGGTCCGCCCGGTTCAGCCCGGCGGCCCGGACCCGGACGCGGACCTGGTCCCCGCGCGGCTCCGGGGTCGGCACCTCGCGGAGCTCCAGGACCTCCGGCCCCCCGACGCCCGCGATCACGATGGCCTTCATGACGAATCCGTCCCTCC from Aquisphaera giovannonii includes these protein-coding regions:
- a CDS encoding NAD(P)H-quinone oxidoreductase, whose product is MKAIVIAGVGGPEVLELREVPTPEPRGDQVRVRVRAAGLNRADLLQTRGHYPAPAGVPADIPGMEFAGEVDALGPDVTGPLKEGDRVFGIVGGGAQAEYLVVQERMAVPIPSNLDMEQAAAVPEVFLTAHDALITRGRLLPGQRVLVHAAGSGVGTAAVQVARAMGCTVFGTSRTAAKLERARPLGLDVGIDTSREDFAAIIREKTGGEGVHVVLDLLGGKVLADNLKALRTRGHLVLVGLLAGREAPLDLQAMLAKRLTIVGTTLRSRPLEEKIAATRLFADQVVPWLGRGLVRPVVDSAFPAGRVREAHERMASDGSFGKVILAF